Proteins encoded in a region of the Populus nigra chromosome 3, ddPopNigr1.1, whole genome shotgun sequence genome:
- the LOC133688090 gene encoding TORTIFOLIA1-like protein 2, producing MKEAHSQLKTRGSSRVNAQQVVFELKQKVVVALKKLADRDTCQIGVDELEKMAECLTPDGVSPFLSCILDTDKEQKSAVRKECVRLIGTLVNFHEGLMGPHLSKMVASVVKRLKDPDSVVRDACVETMGILAAKLSNHGDESDGVFVMLVKPLFEALGEQNKQVQSGSALCLARVIDNSHDPPVSILQRMLARTIKLLKNPHFMAKPAAIELNRSIILAGGAPSQNILSAAMTSIQEALKNSDWTTRKAASAALGEIASSGGSCLGPFRASCIRYLESCRFDKVKPVRDAVQHALQYWKSLPGSDTPEPSETGSSIKENFYGGDYSDVTSASDVVRKEATLKNVVSDSTKRRAPLSATKACQNYVDSHHPKTDNWHIEISVPKKHNISLADLQNEESEGSSITKTLERMSADVMSPPDIGCEYVPMDDKQDSSSVSNLVTNNFETKFVTVSHGLLEEGSSFKPRGRNQQFSSEGINSEVQIYSAQMQDRRSIDSAVTENSFQTLHGCCSQVASEIACIRKQLLEMENKQSNLMELLQVFSTGVMDNLSILQSKVSGLEHEVDRIGQVLMQDGRRSDSAISRLMKQNQSVSSPRPSMYTPRPSVDIRNRQPSLLSAKNSDIWEGKNFSRSRPINPAKNGTEMWANPTVKTSRNAIGKDMQKRSGQGAQSMGQVRKVDSVFAPLSSANSRQSGPESKNCVWQCVKDFLCEGDLESAYEEALCSIDELVLIELIDRTGPVLESLSSKTAGDVLSILASYFLEQRFTNSIIPWLQQVVDLSTINGPDYIILSAKTKREFFCAIQEAVNMEFSNPAERRSISQLAMKLRQLWGKSS from the exons ATGAAGGAGGCACATTCCCAATTGAAAACTAGAGGGTCCTCTAGGGTTAATGCACAGCAAGTGGTTTTTGAGCTTAAGCAAAAGGTGGTTGTTGCATTGAAAAAGCTAGCTGATCGAGATACTTGTCAAATTGGTGTTGATGAGCTTGAGAAAATGGCTGAGTGTTTAACCCCAGATGGGGTTTCGCCGTTCCTTTCGTGTATTTTGGATACGGATAAGGAGCAGAAGAGTGCGGTTAGGAAGGAGTGTGTTAGGTTGATAGGTACATTGGTGAATTTTCATGAGGGTTTAATGGGACCCCATTTGAGTAAGATGGTAGCTAGTGTTGTTAAGAGGCTTAAGGATCCGGATTCGGTTGTTAGGGATGCTTGTGTTGAGACGATGGGTATTTTGGCTGCTAAGTTGAGTAACCATGGGGATGAGAGTGATGGAGTTTTTGTAATGTTGGTCAAGCCGCTTTTTGAAGCTTTGGGTGAGCAGAATAAGCAGGTGCAGTCGGGTTCTGCGTTGTGCTTGGCAAGGGTCATTGATAATTCTCATGATCCTCCAGTTTCTATTCTGCAGCGGATGTTGGCTCGGACAATAAAGTTGCTCAAGAATCCACATTTCATGGCAAAACCAGCAGCAATTGAGTTGAACAGAAGCATCATTCTG GCGGGAGGTGCTCCATCACAAAATATTCTATCCGCCGCAATGACTAGCATCCAAGAAGCTCTCAAAAACAGTGACTGGACAACACGCAAAGCAGCTTCTGCGGCATTGGGAGAAATTGCTTCAAGTGGTGGATCCTGCTTGGGACCTTTTAGGGCTTCCTGCATCCGATATCTCGAATCATGCCGATTTGACAAG GTGAAACCAGTTAGGGACGCAGTACAGCATGCCCTTCAGTACTGGAAAAGTCTTCCAGGGTCTGATACCCCTGAACCTTCTGAAACTGGTTCTTCTATAAAAG AAAACTTCTATGGAGGTGACTACAGTGATGTCACAAGTGCAAGTGATGTTGTGCGGAAGGAGGCCACACTAAAAAATGTAGTTTCAGACTCGACTAAAAGAAGGGCTCCTTTATCAGCTACGAAAGCATGTCAAAATTACGTGGACTCTCATCATCCCAAAACAGATAATTGGCATATTGAAATTTCTGTCCCAAAAAAGCATAACATTTCTTTGGCAGATCTTCAAAATGAGGAATCAGAGGGTAGTTCCATTACCAAAACATTAGAAAGGATGAGTGCTGATGTAATGAGTCCTCCAGATATTGGATGTGAATATGTGCCAATGGATGACAAGCAAGACTCTTCATCTGTGTCCAACCTAGTTACTAACAACTTTGAGACCAAGTTTGTCACAGTTTCTCACGGCTTGCTTGAGGAGGGCAGTTCATTCAAGCCGAGGGGTCGGAATCAGCAGTTTTCATCTGAAGGGATAAACAGTGAGGTGCAAATATACTCTGCACAGATGCAAGATCGTAGGAGTATCGACTCTGCAGTTACAGAGAACAGTTTCCAAACATTGCATGGATGTTGTTCACAGGTTGCCAGTGAAATAGCTTGCATACGGAAACAACTTTTGGAGATGGAAAACAAGCAGTCGAATTTAATGGAACTACTACag GTGTTTTCAACAGGCGTAATGGATAACTTGTCTATATTACAGTCTAAAGTGTCTGGTTTAGAACATGAAGTAGATAGAATAGGTCAAGTTCTCATGCAAGATGGGAGACGTTCTGATTCAGCTATCTCTAGACTTATGAAGCAGAATCAAAGTGTTTCTTCTCCCAGACCTTCAATGTACACTCCTCGGCCATCTGTAGATATTCGCAATAGACAACCTTCACTGCTTTCTGCAAAGAATTCTGATATATGGGAGGGGAAAAATTTCAGCAGGAGCAGACCAATCAACCCTGCTAAAAATGGCACAGAGATGTGGGCTAATCCTACTGTAAAGACTAGTAGGAATGCTATAGGAAAGGACATGCAAAAACGCTCTGGGCAGGGGGCACAGAGCATGGGTCAGGTGAGAAAAGTTGATTCTGTCTTTGCTCCACTCTCGAGTGCCAATTCTAGACAAAGTGGTCCAGAGAGCAAAAATTGTGTGTGGCAATGTGTGAAAGACTTTTTATGTGAAGGTGACCTAGAGTCTGCCTATGAGGAAGCTCTCTGTTCCATTGATGAACTTGTTCTGATTGAGCTTATTGATAGAACTGGTCCTGTTCTAGAAAGTTTGTCCTCGAAGACTGCTGGTGATGTTCTTAGCATTTTGGCATCGTACTTCTTAGAGCAGAGGTTTACAAACTCAATAATCCCTTGGTTGCAGCAG GTGGTGGACTTGAGCACAATCAATGGACCTGATTATATTATTCTCtctgcaaaaacaaaaagagaattCTTTTGTGCGATCCAGGAGGCTGTAAATATGGAATTTTCCAATCCAGCCGAGAGAAGATCCATCTCTCAACTTGCCATGAAGTTGCGTCAACTATGGG gGAAGAGCTCCTGA